From the Candidatus Thioglobus sp. genome, the window AAAACCAAGGATTGCTAGAGGCGTATGAGTTGTTTTACGCATTGCTTCAAGAAGAATTAAGTCACTTAAATTCTATTGAAAAATGGATTACTAAATTAAATAAATAATAATTATGGAAGCTTCAGTCAAACAATTAATAGATCAAATTTCTGGTTCGGGCTGGAAAGTTCAAAAGCGTGCTTTGGTTATGACCAAACGTTACGATTATGCTAACTATGATGATATGCGTGATTTTTTAGATGATTTGCAAGAACTTTCAGAAAAAGATGGTTTTTATCCAGATTTAACTTTTAGTCGGACGCATGCGAACGTTTCGATCAAATCAAGGGAGGATGATAAGTTTACTGAAGTTGATTTTGACTTTCCTAAAAAAGTAGATTTATTGGCCAAAAAAGCTATAACAGTTATCGAAGGGGGATAAGGTGGCAAAATTAAAAATTGCAGTAGCAAATCTTAAGGGAGGTTGTGGAAAATCAACCCTATCTTTAAATTTAGCTTCTGGTTTAATGTCTAGAGGTAGTTCAGCTTTATTAGATGCTGATCCTCAGGGCACATTAGAGCATTGGGTAAAGAGTTCAGATGATGGCATGCCTAATGTTTTTAACGCTTCTAAGGATGTCGAACAAGCAATAATAGATACCGAAGATGATTTCGATTTTATTGTTGTAGATTGTCCACCAAGCCTAGAAAGCGGCCATACTAAAAAAGTGTTACAAATGGTTGATCTTTTATTGATACCAGTTTTGCCATCCCCTCCAGATCTCTGGAGTAGTGTGCATATGGTTGATGCTGTCAAAGAAGCGCAAAAAAACAATACTAATTTGAAATCCTATCTTGTCCGTAATCAGGTTGAGAGTAGAAGTGCACTTTCTAAAGCCATGAAGCAAGCGATAGAGTTCTGTGGATTACCTGCACTTAAAAGTTCATTGAGTAGGCGAGCCTCATATCGATGGGCTGCTTTAGAAGGTATTAGTGTGTATCAATTTGGTGCTCGTGGTGCAACAGCTGTTGATGATATAGAAGCGGTAATTAAAGAAGTAGTAAAAGTAAAATAGTAGTTCAATTAACTATTATTAAATATAAGGAGTGTTTTATGAGTTCATTAGAAGATAAATTATTAGAAAGTATTAATAAGTCCGATAAGGTTGTTAATGTAGCTAAAAAACCTGCAGCTAAAAAACCTGCAGCTAAAAAACCTGCAGCTAAAAAACCTGCAGCTAAAAAACCTGCAGCTA encodes:
- a CDS encoding 4a-hydroxytetrahydrobiopterin dehydratase, which translates into the protein MEASVKQLIDQISGSGWKVQKRALVMTKRYDYANYDDMRDFLDDLQELSEKDGFYPDLTFSRTHANVSIKSREDDKFTEVDFDFPKKVDLLAKKAITVIEGG
- a CDS encoding ParA family protein — encoded protein: MAKLKIAVANLKGGCGKSTLSLNLASGLMSRGSSALLDADPQGTLEHWVKSSDDGMPNVFNASKDVEQAIIDTEDDFDFIVVDCPPSLESGHTKKVLQMVDLLLIPVLPSPPDLWSSVHMVDAVKEAQKNNTNLKSYLVRNQVESRSALSKAMKQAIEFCGLPALKSSLSRRASYRWAALEGISVYQFGARGATAVDDIEAVIKEVVKVK